A single Mustelus asterias unplaced genomic scaffold, sMusAst1.hap1.1 HAP1_SCAFFOLD_74, whole genome shotgun sequence DNA region contains:
- the LOC144483475 gene encoding histone H4 gives MSGRGKGGKGLGKGGAKRHRKVLRDNIQGITKPAIRRLARRGGVKRISGLIYEETRGVLKVFLENVIRDAVTYTEHAKRKTVTAMDVVYALKRQGRTLYGFGG, from the coding sequence aTGTCTGGCAGAGGGAAAGGAGGCAAAGGACTGGGTAAAGGCGGAGCAAAGCGGCACCGCAAAGTGCTCCGTGATAATATCCAGGGCATCACCAAGCCAGCAATCCGCCGCCTGGCTCGCCGTGGCGGTGTCAAGCGGATCTCGGGTTTGATCTATGAGGAGACTCGCGGGGTGCTGAAGGTTTTCCTGGAGAATGTGATCAGGGATGCGGTCACCTACACTGAACACGCCAAGCGCAAGACGGTCACTgccatggatgtggtgtacgCTCTGAAACGCCAGGGCCGCACTCTCTATGGATTCGGCGGCTGA
- the LOC144483473 gene encoding histone H4 — translation MSGRGKGGKGLGKGGAKRHRKVLRDNIQGITKPAIRRLARRGGVKRISGLIYEETRGVLKVFLENVIRDAVTYTEHAKRKTVTAMDVVYALKRQGRTLYGFGG, via the coding sequence aTGTCTGGCAGAGGGAAAGGAGGCAAAGGACTGGGTAAAGGCGGCGCAAAGCGGCACCGCAAAGTGCTTCGTGATAATATCCAGGGCATCACCAAGCCAGCAATCCGCCGCCTGGCTCGCCGTGGCGGTGTCAAGCGGATCTCGGGTTTGATCTATGAGGAGACTCGCGGGGTGCTGAAGGTTTTCCTGGAGAATGTGATCAGGGATGCGGTCACCTACACTGAACACGCCAAGCGCAAGACGGTCACTgccatggatgtggtgtacgCTCTGAAACGCCAGGGCCGCACTCTCTATGGATTCGGCGGCTGA
- the LOC144483472 gene encoding histone H3: MARTKQTARKSTGGKAPRKQLATKAARKSAPATGGVKKPHRYRPGTVALREIRRYQKSTELLIRKLPFQRLVREIAQDFKTDLRFQSSAVMALQEASEAYLVGLFEDTNLCAIHAKRVTIMPKDIQLARRIRGERA; the protein is encoded by the coding sequence ATGGCCAGGACCAAGCAGACAGCGCGCAAATCGACCGGAGGGAAAGCTCCTCGCAAACAGCTGGCTACTAAAGCGGCCCGGAAGAGCGCTCCAGCCACGGGCGGAGTGAAGAAGCCTCATCGCTACAGACCCGGCACTGTGGCTCTGAGGGAGATCCGCCGCTACCAGAAATCCACCGAGCTGCTGATCCGCAAACTGCCCTTCCAGCGCCTGGTGCGAGAGATAGCTCAGGACTTCAAGACAGACCTGCGCTTCCAGAGCTCGGCCGTCATGGCCCTGCAGGAGGCCAGCGAGGCTTACCTGGTGGGGCTCTTTGAGGACACCAACCTGTGCGCCATCCACGCCAAGCGAGTCACCATCATGCCCAAAGACATCCAGCTGGCCCGCCGCATCCGCGGGGAACGCGCCTAA
- the LOC144483476 gene encoding histone H3, with protein MARTKQTARKSTGGKAPRKQLATKAARKSAPATGGVKKPHRYRPGTVALREIRRYQKSTELLIRKLPFQRLVREIAQDFKTDLRFQSSAVMALQEASEAYLVGLFEDTNLCAIHAKRVTIMPKDIQLARRIRGERA; from the coding sequence ATGGCCAGGACCAAGCAGACAGCGCGCAAATCGACCGGAGGGAAAGCTCCTCGCAAACAGCTGGCTACCAAAGCGGCCCGGAAGAGCGCTCCAGCCACGGGCGGAGTGAAGAAGCCTCATCGCTACAGACCCGGCACTGTGGCTCTGAGGGAGATCCGCCGCTACCAGAAATCCACCGAGCTGCTGATCCGCAAACTGCCCTTCCAGCGCCTGGTGCGAGAGATAGCTCAGGACTTCAAGACAGACCTGCGCTTCCAGAGCTCGGCCGTCATGGCCCTGCAGGAGGCCAGCGAGGCTTACCTGGTGGGGCTCTTTGAGGACACCAACCTGTGCGCCATCCACGCCAAGCGAGTCACCATCATGCCCAAAGACATCCAGCTGGCCCGCCGCATCCGCGGGGAACGCGCCTAA
- the LOC144483474 gene encoding histone H1-like — translation MTETAAAETAPPAAPAQVKSPRKKKAAPRPAAAGPKLGEQILNVVAGCSDRKGMSLAAIKKALAGSGVDVGKRGSQIRLTIKRKVETGSLVQIKGQGASGSFKLAQKESLGKMGKKVKTPTTKKSLVKKTAAKKVTTKKAAAKKPAAKKPAAKKTPVKKTSSKKAATPKKAVKKAALKKKSPVKKVTGGNSRFVETLDCEGRLWKGLCGELCFASIVIKRVEIGGC, via the exons atgactgaaactgcagccgccgaaacggctcctccagccgctcccgctcaagtGAAGTCTCCCAGGAAGAAGAAGGCGGCTCCCCGACCTGCGGCAGCCGGTCCCAAGTTAGGCGAGCAGATCCTCAATGTTGTGGCGGGATGCAGCGATCGCAAGGGGATGTCCCTGGCCGCGataaagaaagctttggctggcagcggagtggatgtggggaagcgcgGCTCCCAGATCAGGTTAACGATCAAGAGGAAGGTGGAGACAGGGTCTCTGGTGCAGATAAAGGGACAGGGCGCCTCCGGCTCCTTCAAACTCGCTCAGAAGGAAAGCCtggggaaaatgggaaagaaggtGAAGACACCAACAACCAAGAAATCTTTAGTAAAGAAAACAGCGGCCAAGAAGGTGACAACAAAGAAAGCagcagccaagaaacccgcagcaaagaaacccgcagcaaagaaaactccagtgaagaaaacaagcagcaagaaggcggcaactccaaaaaaggcggtgaagaaagcagccctgaagaaaaagtctcctgtgaagaaggtgacgggcggaaa CTCCAGGTTTGTGGAAACTCTTGACTGTGAAGGGCGGCTCTGGAAGGGTTTGTGTGGGGAGCTGTGTTTCGCTTCCATTGTTATTAAACGGGTTGAAATTGGCGGTTGCTGA
- the LOC144483466 gene encoding histone H1-like has product MTETAAAETAPPAAPAQVKSPRKKQAAPRPAAAGPKLGEQILNVVAGCSDRKGMSLAAIKKALAGSGVDVGKRGSQIRLTIKRKVEKGSLVQTKGQGASGSFKLAQKESLGKMGKKLKKPTAKKSLVKKTAAKKVTTKKAAAKKLAAKKTPVKKSTVKKTSSKKAATPKKVVKKAALKKKSPVKKVTAGKSVKKATKSKAKPKVKAAKAKKASGKK; this is encoded by the coding sequence atgactgaaactgcagccgccgaaacggctcctccagccgctcccgctcaagtGAAGTCTCCGAGGAAGAAGCAGGCGGCTCCCCGACCTGCGGCAGCCGGTCCCAAGTTAGGCGAGCAGATCCTCAATGTTGTGGCGGGTTGCAGCGATCGCAAGGGGATGTCCCTGGCCGCGataaagaaagctttggctggcagcggagtggatgtggggaagcgcgGCTCCCAGATCAGGTTAACTATCAAGAGGAAGGTGGAGAAAGGCTCTCTGGTGCAGACAAAGGGACAGGGCGCCTCCGGCTCCTTCAAACTCGCTCAGAAGGAAAGCCtggggaaaatgggaaagaagtTGAAGAAACCAACAGCCAAGAAATCTTTAGTAAAGAAAACAGCGGCCAAGAAGGTGACAACAAAGAAAGCAGCAGCCAAGAAACTCGCAGCAAAGaaaactccagtgaagaaatcaacagtgaagaaaacaagcagcaagaaggcggcaactccaaaaaaggtggtgaagaaagcagcccTGAAGAAAAAGTCTCCTGTGAAGAAGGTGACGGCCGGAAAGTCTGTCAAAAAAGCGACTAAATCGAAGGCcaaacccaaagtgaaagcagcaaaagcgaagaaagcgtcaggaaagaagtga